One region of Bosea sp. 29B genomic DNA includes:
- a CDS encoding MOSC domain-containing protein: MLNPTSPLARLTEAPIRLGRIVWIGLRPARRAVMTVTDLATLDERQGLIGDHYSSRTGGARHVTVIQQEHLAAIASHLGLATVAADLLRRNIIVAGINLFALKNHRFSLGEAVLEWTGECHPCSRMEEVLGQGGYNAVRGHGGITAQVIESGTIVIGDRLERLPATSL, translated from the coding sequence ATGCTCAACCCCACCTCGCCGCTCGCACGCCTGACTGAAGCTCCCATACGACTGGGCCGCATCGTCTGGATCGGTCTCAGACCGGCACGACGCGCCGTCATGACAGTCACCGACCTGGCAACGCTGGACGAAAGGCAAGGCCTGATCGGCGATCACTACAGCAGCCGCACCGGCGGGGCGCGTCACGTCACCGTGATCCAGCAGGAACATCTTGCCGCCATCGCCAGCCACCTTGGCCTCGCCACGGTCGCGGCCGATCTGCTCCGACGCAATATCATCGTGGCCGGCATCAATCTGTTCGCCCTGAAGAACCACCGCTTCTCGCTTGGCGAGGCCGTGCTGGAATGGACCGGCGAATGCCATCCCTGCTCACGGATGGAGGAGGTTCTCGGCCAGGGTGGTTACAACGCCGTGCGCGGCCATGGCGGCATCACGGCACAGGTCATCGAAAGCGGAACCATCGTGATCGGCGACAGGCTGGAGCGGCTCCCCGCAACCAGCCTGTAA
- a CDS encoding cysteine synthase A: MTIRNGVVEAIGNTPLIKLKRASQETGCEILGKAEFMNPGQSVKDRAALAIIRDAEKSGALRPGGVIVEGTAGNTGIGLALVGNALGYRSVIVIPETQSQEKKDMLRLAGATLVEVAAVGYVNPNNYVKVSGRLAEELARTEPNGAIWANQFDNVANRQGHIETTGPEIWQQTDGKVDGFVSAVGTGGTLAGVAIALKGFNPKIRIALADPMGAALYAYYTTGELKAEGSSITEGIGQGRITKNIEGAPIDVAFQIPDEEAIPLCFQLLEEEGLCLGGSSGINVAGAIRLAKEMGPGHTIVTILCDYGTRYQSKLFNPEFLRSKNLPVPGWLERDGGLKDVLAKVLA; the protein is encoded by the coding sequence ATGACTATCCGCAACGGCGTCGTCGAAGCGATCGGCAACACACCCCTGATCAAATTGAAGCGTGCCTCGCAGGAAACCGGCTGCGAGATCCTCGGCAAGGCCGAGTTCATGAACCCCGGCCAGTCGGTCAAGGACCGCGCCGCGCTCGCCATCATCCGCGACGCCGAAAAGAGCGGCGCGCTGCGGCCCGGCGGGGTCATCGTCGAGGGCACGGCCGGCAACACCGGCATCGGTCTCGCACTGGTCGGCAATGCGCTCGGCTATCGCTCGGTGATCGTCATTCCGGAGACGCAGAGCCAGGAAAAGAAGGACATGCTGCGGCTCGCCGGCGCGACGCTGGTCGAAGTGGCGGCTGTCGGCTACGTCAACCCGAACAACTATGTGAAGGTCTCGGGCCGCCTTGCCGAGGAGCTGGCGAGAACCGAGCCGAACGGCGCGATCTGGGCCAACCAGTTCGACAATGTCGCCAACCGCCAGGGCCATATCGAAACGACCGGCCCTGAGATCTGGCAGCAGACCGACGGCAAGGTCGACGGCTTCGTCAGCGCGGTCGGTACCGGCGGCACGCTCGCCGGCGTCGCGATCGCGCTCAAGGGCTTCAATCCGAAGATCCGGATCGCCCTCGCCGACCCGATGGGTGCAGCGCTCTACGCCTATTACACCACCGGCGAACTCAAGGCCGAGGGTTCCTCGATCACCGAGGGCATCGGCCAGGGCCGGATCACCAAAAACATTGAGGGCGCGCCGATCGACGTCGCCTTCCAGATCCCGGACGAGGAGGCGATTCCGCTCTGCTTCCAGCTGCTGGAGGAAGAGGGCCTCTGCCTCGGCGGCTCCTCCGGCATCAACGTCGCTGGCGCGATCCGGCTGGCGAAGGAGATGGGCCCCGGCCACACCATCGTGACCATCCTCTGCGACTACGGCACGCGCTATCAGTCGAAGCTGTTCAATCCCGAGTTCCTGCGCTCGAAGAACCTGCCGGTGCCTGGCTGGCTGGAGCGCGATGGCGGGCTGAAGGACGTGCTCGCCAAGGTACTGGCCTGA
- a CDS encoding methyltransferase — MNETLTIARLGQRGDGVADTADGQVFVPFALPGENVRAVRDGDRAQMVEILTPSASRIAAICPLFTRCGGCAVQHMGEGLYAEWKRQQVITALSRAGLETEVAPLLDAHGAGRRRVTFHARREDDGMRVGFMAARTHDLVEVEACPVLAPGLERAPVVAQLLANRLRSSNKPLDIQLTASQAGLDVDIRGHGPAGDSLRRALTEAAERLDLARLAMHGEIIVERRAPFQLMGMATVTPGPGGFLQATAEGEATLSRLVLEAIPRAKRVADLFAGCGPFSVRLADKAQVCAFESDKAAIQALSRAANHTQGLKPVAVEQRDLFRRPLLEHELNGFDAVVLDPPRAGAEAQVKRLAASKVPLVAYVSCDVGSFARDAALLVAGGYALERVTPVDQFRYSAHIELVGVFRKSAGRK, encoded by the coding sequence ATGAATGAAACGCTCACGATCGCGCGGCTCGGCCAGCGCGGCGACGGCGTCGCCGACACGGCGGACGGTCAGGTCTTCGTGCCGTTCGCGCTGCCGGGCGAAAACGTGCGGGCCGTGCGCGATGGCGACAGGGCGCAGATGGTCGAGATCCTGACGCCTTCGGCTTCGCGCATCGCCGCGATTTGCCCGCTCTTCACCCGCTGCGGTGGCTGCGCCGTGCAGCATATGGGTGAGGGCCTCTATGCCGAATGGAAGCGCCAGCAGGTGATAACGGCGCTGTCACGTGCCGGGCTGGAAACCGAAGTCGCTCCGCTCCTCGATGCGCATGGCGCTGGCCGCAGGCGCGTCACCTTCCATGCCCGCCGCGAGGATGATGGCATGCGCGTCGGCTTCATGGCGGCGAGGACCCATGATCTGGTCGAGGTCGAGGCCTGCCCGGTGCTGGCACCGGGGCTGGAGCGGGCGCCCGTCGTGGCGCAGCTCCTGGCCAACCGCCTGCGCTCCTCGAACAAGCCGCTCGATATCCAGCTCACCGCCTCGCAGGCCGGGCTCGACGTCGATATTCGCGGCCACGGCCCGGCGGGTGACAGCTTGCGCCGGGCCCTGACCGAGGCGGCCGAGCGGCTCGATCTCGCCCGCCTCGCCATGCATGGTGAGATCATCGTGGAGCGGCGTGCGCCCTTCCAGTTGATGGGCATGGCGACGGTGACGCCGGGGCCCGGCGGCTTCCTGCAGGCGACCGCGGAGGGCGAGGCGACCCTGTCACGCCTGGTGCTGGAAGCGATCCCGAGGGCGAAGCGCGTCGCCGATCTCTTCGCCGGCTGCGGCCCGTTCAGCGTCCGGCTTGCCGATAAGGCGCAGGTTTGCGCCTTCGAGAGCGACAAGGCCGCGATCCAGGCGCTGAGCCGGGCCGCCAACCATACGCAAGGGCTGAAGCCGGTCGCGGTCGAGCAGCGCGATCTCTTCCGCCGGCCACTGCTGGAGCATGAGCTCAACGGCTTCGACGCGGTCGTGCTCGACCCGCCGCGCGCCGGTGCGGAAGCGCAGGTCAAGCGGCTTGCGGCGTCGAAGGTACCTTTGGTGGCTTATGTCTCCTGCGATGTCGGCAGCTTCGCCCGCGATGCGGCGCTTTTGGTCGCAGGCGGCTATGCGCTTGAGCGCGTGACGCCGGTCGATCAGTTCCGCTATTCCGCCCATATCGAACTCGTCGGCGTCTTCCGAAAGAGCGCCGGCCGCAAGTGA
- a CDS encoding FAD-binding oxidoreductase, whose protein sequence is MSASVIEALAGIVGARNVITDADAMVPYLKEPRGLFHGKAQAVVRPGSVAEVSAVMKWASETGTTVVPQGGNTGMVGGQVPVAEGREIILSLQRLDRIRSVDAAGDTMTVEAGVILQKAQEAAEAAGRLFPLSLASEGSCTVGGNLSSNAGGTAVIAYGNARELCLGLEVVLADGRVWNGLRQLRKDNTGYDLKNLFIGSEGTLGIITAAVLKLFPLPAARATAFLAVPDPEAALALLNKAKASAGGTLTTFEIMPRIGLDFVVRHASGARDPLSEPSPWYVLMEVSAQVESGLTDAVETFLGEALEEGLVTDAVLAGSLGQRADLWKLREMLSEVQTHEGGSIKHDVSVPIQATPEFLKRAIAKVEALVPGCRPVPFGHLGDGNIHFNVSQPVGADKAAYLAGWGVMNEAVHAIVTELKGSISAEHGIGRLKRSLLPGVKDPVELDLMRTVKAALDPRGVLNPGSVL, encoded by the coding sequence ATGAGCGCGTCCGTTATCGAAGCTCTGGCCGGCATCGTCGGTGCCAGGAACGTCATCACCGACGCCGACGCGATGGTGCCTTACCTCAAGGAGCCCCGCGGTCTCTTCCACGGCAAGGCGCAGGCTGTGGTCCGGCCGGGCTCCGTCGCCGAGGTCTCGGCCGTGATGAAATGGGCGAGCGAGACCGGCACGACGGTGGTGCCGCAAGGTGGCAATACCGGCATGGTCGGCGGCCAGGTCCCGGTCGCAGAAGGCAGGGAGATCATCCTGTCGCTGCAGCGGCTCGACAGGATCCGTTCGGTCGATGCCGCCGGCGACACCATGACCGTCGAGGCCGGTGTCATTCTGCAGAAGGCGCAGGAGGCGGCCGAGGCGGCTGGGCGGCTCTTCCCGCTCTCGCTCGCCTCGGAAGGCTCCTGCACGGTCGGCGGCAATCTCTCGTCCAATGCCGGCGGCACGGCGGTGATCGCTTATGGCAACGCCCGCGAGCTCTGCCTCGGCCTCGAGGTCGTCCTCGCCGATGGCCGCGTCTGGAACGGCTTGCGCCAGCTCCGCAAGGACAACACCGGCTACGACCTCAAGAACCTCTTCATCGGCTCGGAGGGCACGCTCGGGATCATCACTGCTGCCGTGCTGAAGCTCTTCCCGCTGCCGGCGGCGCGCGCCACCGCCTTTCTTGCCGTGCCTGATCCGGAAGCCGCGCTTGCGCTCCTGAACAAGGCCAAGGCCAGCGCCGGCGGCACGCTCACCACCTTCGAGATCATGCCGCGCATCGGCCTCGATTTCGTCGTCCGCCATGCCAGCGGCGCGCGCGACCCGCTGTCCGAGCCGTCGCCCTGGTACGTGCTGATGGAGGTCTCGGCCCAGGTCGAATCCGGACTCACCGACGCGGTCGAGACCTTCCTCGGCGAAGCCTTGGAAGAGGGGCTCGTCACCGATGCCGTGCTTGCCGGCTCGCTCGGCCAGCGCGCCGATCTCTGGAAGTTGCGCGAGATGCTCTCGGAGGTGCAGACCCATGAGGGCGGCTCGATCAAGCACGATGTCTCGGTGCCGATCCAGGCGACGCCGGAATTCCTCAAGCGCGCCATCGCCAAGGTCGAGGCGCTGGTGCCGGGCTGCCGGCCGGTGCCCTTCGGCCATCTCGGCGACGGCAACATCCATTTCAACGTCAGCCAGCCGGTCGGCGCCGACAAGGCCGCCTATCTCGCCGGCTGGGGTGTGATGAACGAGGCCGTGCACGCCATCGTCACCGAGCTCAAGGGCTCGATCTCGGCCGAGCATGGCATCGGCCGCCTCAAGCGCTCACTCCTGCCCGGCGTCAAGGACCCGGTCGAGCTCGACTTGATGCGGACGGTGAAGGCGGCGCTCGATCCCAGGGGCGTGCTCAATCCCGGCTCGGTGCTGTAG
- a CDS encoding DUF4166 domain-containing protein, protein MSERRPVFQEVLGEDWHRLGEVIWRHYFLRSFSDDYICVKGVMHEVEHSAFARLLLPFARIVGALVPYRGRDVPIEVHYTAQPGDGTLHWNRVFHFAGRKPFHFRSHMQQTGANRVIEFVRFGVGMRLRVTAEEGALVFRDEGYVWRLFGHDLPLPVGLLLGTGYIEELPIDERSFSMRMTLKHPLFGELFRYSGVFALPDEDVPLGGSA, encoded by the coding sequence ATGAGCGAGCGCCGGCCGGTCTTCCAGGAGGTGCTCGGCGAGGACTGGCACCGGCTCGGCGAGGTCATCTGGCGTCACTACTTCCTGCGGTCGTTCAGCGATGATTACATCTGCGTCAAAGGGGTGATGCACGAAGTCGAGCACAGTGCCTTCGCCCGGCTGCTGCTGCCCTTCGCCCGGATCGTCGGCGCGCTGGTGCCCTATCGCGGCCGCGACGTGCCGATCGAAGTCCACTACACCGCGCAGCCGGGCGACGGGACATTGCATTGGAACCGCGTATTCCATTTTGCCGGTCGCAAGCCTTTTCACTTCCGCTCGCACATGCAGCAGACCGGAGCGAACCGCGTCATCGAGTTCGTCCGCTTCGGCGTCGGCATGCGCCTCAGGGTGACGGCGGAAGAGGGGGCCCTGGTCTTCCGCGACGAAGGCTATGTCTGGCGGCTCTTCGGTCACGACTTGCCGCTGCCCGTCGGTCTTCTCCTCGGCACCGGCTATATCGAGGAACTGCCGATCGACGAGCGCAGTTTCAGCATGCGGATGACGCTGAAGCATCCGCTGTTCGGCGAGCTGTTCCGCTATAGCGGTGTCTTTGCGCTGCCGGACGAGGACGTGCCCCTGGGCGGGAGTGCCTAG
- a CDS encoding AGE family epimerase/isomerase, which yields MSAAPDDLHAWLTTTLLPGWIERAFDPARPGFVEYLGPDGTFETSDLRTTLVTARLTYVFSHAHLLGVPGALAAARHGLAFLTSVCRGADGRFVHSCTAHGEAVDGKTDFYDLAFVLFALGWFAKATGETDVLAIAGEVMDFLDGELAHPAGGFREDTLDTQPRRQNPHMHLLEACHALAAVSHDPRWLATADRLVRLMQERMLDANGTLGEFFGKDWAAFPGSRGLIREPGHHFEWTWLLYHHEQLTGSSEARETARKLHAFGQRQVDAPASSSRLVVNEVDPTGRVLNGAALLWPQTEYLKALVARIEFEGDADAAVRLDRHLRLMFRHFIDAKSGIWVNQLDDEGRPISERVPVRVLYHLVLALAEVCRVTKRGSAS from the coding sequence TTGAGCGCCGCCCCAGATGATCTGCATGCTTGGCTGACCACCACGTTGCTGCCGGGCTGGATCGAGCGTGCCTTCGATCCCGCGCGGCCCGGTTTCGTCGAATATCTCGGGCCGGATGGAACGTTCGAGACCAGCGATCTGCGCACGACGCTGGTTACGGCACGGCTGACCTATGTCTTCAGCCACGCGCATCTGCTGGGGGTCCCGGGAGCGCTTGCCGCCGCGCGCCACGGCCTCGCCTTCCTGACCAGCGTCTGCCGGGGCGCCGATGGGCGTTTCGTCCATTCCTGCACGGCGCATGGCGAGGCCGTCGACGGCAAGACCGACTTCTACGATCTCGCCTTCGTCCTGTTCGCGCTCGGCTGGTTCGCCAAGGCGACCGGCGAGACGGACGTGCTGGCCATCGCCGGCGAGGTGATGGATTTCCTCGATGGCGAGCTGGCGCATCCGGCCGGCGGCTTTCGCGAGGATACGCTGGACACGCAGCCGCGGCGGCAGAATCCGCATATGCACCTGCTCGAGGCCTGCCACGCCCTCGCGGCGGTGTCGCACGACCCGCGCTGGCTGGCGACGGCCGACAGGCTCGTGCGGCTGATGCAGGAGCGGATGCTGGACGCCAATGGCACGCTCGGCGAGTTTTTCGGCAAGGACTGGGCGGCCTTCCCGGGCTCGCGCGGGCTGATCCGGGAGCCCGGTCATCATTTCGAATGGACGTGGCTGCTCTATCACCACGAGCAGCTGACCGGTTCGAGCGAGGCTCGCGAGACGGCCCGCAAGCTCCATGCGTTCGGGCAGCGTCAGGTCGACGCCCCCGCCAGTTCATCGCGGCTGGTCGTGAACGAGGTAGACCCGACAGGGCGTGTACTGAATGGCGCTGCGCTGCTCTGGCCGCAGACCGAATACCTGAAGGCGCTGGTCGCGCGGATCGAATTCGAAGGTGATGCTGATGCCGCAGTACGGCTCGACCGGCATCTGCGCCTGATGTTCCGGCACTTCATCGACGCCAAGAGCGGAATCTGGGTCAACCAGCTCGACGACGAGGGGCGGCCGATCAGCGAGCGGGTGCCGGTCCGCGTGCTCTATCACCTCGTGTTGGCGCTCGCCGAAGTCTGCCGCGTCACCAAGCGCGGCTCTGCCTCCTAG
- a CDS encoding gamma-glutamyltransferase → MDGRRPTMSSLHGMVAAAHPLAAQAGARILSQGGNVFDAVGAVASALNVVEPFMSSLAGMGSAIMWVAAEKRVRVLDFVPPVPESFPLERFTQRSELERGALAVAPPGNLAGWCELNRAYGRLSLEQIFAPAIALAQDGFPIAEFGVIEFNEQAPLLRERPELYENWARNYLRDGGTSVALGQILRQPELASTLRDIAAKGPGHLYQGALGETITNHLKAQGGTLTMADLAKVKPNWREPLAAAYRGRQVHVPPPACEGFQFLLTLRILDGFDLGKLERNGTEHLDIVYRAIRLAAGIRITHNNPTPEKLAEILSDSFVERLRARVRDGGPIDGPTEQWMPQAPAGEDPGHTTSFSIADREGNLICVTQSIGSPFGSGVVVPGTGLCLNNFLYWADVQPGSPNRSLPDSELPMCMSPTLSTRDGVPVLALGTPGSYGIMQTQVQAMVQHVDFGLPLQEAIEAPRARLWDGREVEVENRVASATIAALAERGHGIFANEGGWTMRVGGMQAVSRDPATGRLTGACDPRRDGYVATP, encoded by the coding sequence ATGGATGGCCGCCGCCCGACGATGAGCTCTCTGCACGGCATGGTCGCCGCCGCCCACCCGCTGGCGGCACAGGCCGGCGCGCGCATCCTCAGCCAGGGCGGCAACGTCTTCGACGCGGTCGGCGCGGTCGCCTCCGCGCTCAACGTGGTCGAGCCGTTCATGTCGAGCCTCGCCGGGATGGGCTCGGCGATCATGTGGGTCGCCGCCGAGAAGCGCGTGCGCGTGCTCGATTTCGTGCCGCCCGTGCCGGAGAGCTTCCCGCTCGAACGCTTCACGCAGCGTTCCGAGCTCGAGCGCGGGGCACTTGCAGTGGCTCCGCCCGGCAACCTCGCCGGCTGGTGCGAACTCAACCGTGCCTATGGCCGGCTGTCGCTGGAGCAGATTTTCGCGCCGGCGATCGCGCTCGCTCAGGACGGCTTCCCGATTGCCGAGTTCGGCGTGATCGAGTTCAACGAGCAGGCGCCGCTGCTGCGTGAACGACCCGAACTCTATGAGAATTGGGCGCGCAATTATCTGCGCGACGGCGGGACCAGCGTCGCGCTCGGGCAGATCCTGCGCCAGCCCGAGCTGGCGTCGACCCTGCGCGACATCGCCGCGAAGGGGCCTGGCCATCTCTACCAGGGCGCGCTCGGCGAGACGATCACCAACCATCTCAAGGCGCAGGGCGGCACGCTGACCATGGCCGACCTCGCCAAGGTCAAGCCGAACTGGCGCGAACCGCTCGCCGCCGCCTATCGCGGCCGGCAGGTGCATGTGCCGCCGCCGGCTTGCGAAGGCTTCCAGTTCCTGTTGACCCTGCGCATCCTCGACGGCTTCGACCTCGGCAAGCTCGAGCGCAATGGCACCGAACATCTCGACATCGTCTACCGCGCCATCCGCCTCGCCGCCGGCATCCGGATCACGCACAACAACCCCACGCCCGAGAAGCTCGCCGAAATCCTCTCGGACTCCTTCGTCGAGCGGCTGCGGGCGCGGGTGCGCGACGGCGGGCCGATCGATGGGCCGACCGAGCAATGGATGCCGCAGGCCCCGGCAGGCGAGGACCCCGGACACACCACCTCCTTCTCGATCGCCGATCGCGAGGGCAACCTGATCTGCGTGACGCAGAGCATCGGCAGCCCGTTCGGCAGCGGCGTCGTGGTGCCGGGCACCGGGCTTTGCCTCAACAACTTCCTCTACTGGGCCGACGTCCAGCCTGGCAGCCCGAACCGCTCGCTGCCGGACTCTGAGCTGCCTATGTGCATGTCGCCGACGCTCTCGACCAGGGATGGCGTGCCCGTCCTCGCGCTCGGCACGCCCGGCAGCTACGGCATCATGCAGACGCAGGTTCAGGCCATGGTCCAGCATGTCGATTTCGGACTGCCGCTGCAGGAGGCAATCGAGGCGCCGCGCGCCCGGCTCTGGGACGGCCGCGAGGTCGAAGTCGAGAACCGGGTGGCATCGGCGACGATCGCAGCGCTAGCCGAGCGCGGGCACGGCATCTTCGCCAATGAGGGCGGCTGGACCATGCGCGTCGGCGGCATGCAGGCGGTGTCGCGCGATCCGGCGACAGGCCGACTCACCGGCGCCTGCGATCCGCGCCGCGACGGCTATGTCGCGACGCCCTGA
- a CDS encoding SOS response-associated peptidase, producing MCGRYAITLPPEAMREAFAYREQPNFPPRYNIAPTQPVPIVRLDEGRRQFILMRWGFIPGWVKDPKDYPLVINVRSESASEKPSFRAALTRRRCLMPADGFYEWHRLGEGRQQENRPYLFRKPDRGLFAFAALWETWHSQDGSEIDTVAIVTGPANGQMAAIHHRSPVVVPLEAFDAWLDPSAEPATVQSLMRPPPDDFFEMFRLGASVNKVANDGPEVQEPFDPASEPVPAPKPAMRSRRGGPDDAQGSLF from the coding sequence ATGTGTGGTCGCTATGCCATTACCTTGCCGCCGGAGGCGATGCGCGAGGCCTTCGCCTATCGCGAGCAGCCGAATTTCCCGCCGCGTTACAATATCGCGCCGACGCAACCCGTGCCGATCGTCCGCCTCGACGAGGGTCGCCGGCAGTTCATCCTGATGCGCTGGGGCTTCATCCCGGGCTGGGTCAAGGATCCCAAGGACTATCCTTTGGTCATCAATGTCCGCAGCGAGAGCGCCAGCGAGAAGCCGTCCTTCCGCGCCGCCCTCACCCGCCGGCGCTGCCTGATGCCGGCGGATGGATTCTATGAATGGCATCGCCTCGGCGAGGGCCGCCAGCAGGAAAACCGGCCTTATCTCTTCCGCAAGCCGGATCGCGGCTTATTCGCCTTTGCGGCTCTGTGGGAGACCTGGCACAGTCAGGACGGCTCCGAGATCGACACGGTCGCGATCGTCACCGGCCCGGCGAACGGGCAGATGGCGGCGATCCACCACCGCTCGCCTGTCGTCGTGCCGCTCGAGGCGTTCGACGCCTGGCTCGACCCTTCGGCGGAACCTGCGACCGTGCAGAGCCTGATGCGCCCGCCGCCCGACGATTTCTTCGAGATGTTCCGGCTCGGCGCCAGCGTCAACAAGGTCGCCAATGACGGCCCGGAGGTACAGGAGCCGTTCGATCCGGCTTCGGAACCGGTCCCCGCTCCAAAGCCCGCCATGCGTTCCCGTCGGGGCGGCCCCGACGATGCGCAGGGCAGCCTGTTCTAG
- a CDS encoding TlyA family RNA methyltransferase codes for MRKTGSHFSAPRSRADLLLVERGLFESRARAQAAIAAGLVSADGVVLRKASETVPDTASIEAQSAHPYVSRGGVKLAAALDAFGFDPDGLTCLDVGASTGGFSDVLLRRGAAHVYAIDVGQAQLHESLQGHPRLTSLERQDIRTLDPGLFAEAPALAVIDVSFISLKLVLPAVAPLLAAKARLVTLVKPQFETKRSALKKGVLRDEALQQQICTEIADVAAGLGFAIAGLIPSPIEGGDGNREFLLGGERSA; via the coding sequence ATGCGAAAAACCGGTTCCCACTTTTCCGCACCCCGCTCTAGGGCCGACCTTCTCCTGGTCGAGCGCGGCCTGTTCGAGAGCCGAGCGAGGGCGCAGGCGGCCATCGCCGCCGGTCTGGTCAGCGCCGATGGCGTCGTGCTGCGAAAAGCCTCGGAGACGGTTCCGGATACCGCGTCGATCGAGGCGCAGTCGGCGCATCCCTACGTCTCGCGGGGCGGGGTGAAGCTCGCCGCGGCACTCGACGCCTTCGGCTTCGATCCGGACGGGCTGACCTGCCTTGATGTCGGCGCCTCGACCGGCGGCTTCAGCGACGTGCTGCTCCGGCGCGGAGCGGCGCACGTCTACGCCATCGATGTCGGCCAGGCGCAATTGCACGAGAGCCTGCAAGGCCATCCCCGCCTGACCAGCCTCGAGCGCCAGGACATTCGCACGCTCGATCCCGGCCTGTTCGCTGAAGCTCCAGCGCTCGCCGTGATCGACGTCAGCTTTATCTCGCTGAAGCTGGTGCTGCCGGCGGTGGCGCCACTGCTCGCCGCCAAAGCGCGGCTGGTCACGCTGGTGAAGCCGCAATTCGAGACCAAACGCTCGGCGCTGAAGAAGGGCGTTTTGCGCGACGAAGCGCTGCAGCAGCAGATCTGTACGGAGATTGCGGATGTGGCCGCCGGCCTCGGTTTCGCCATCGCGGGCCTCATCCCCTCCCCGATCGAGGGCGGCGACGGCAACCGCGAATTCTTGCTCGGCGGTGAGCGATCAGCCTAA